Proteins encoded in a region of the Elaeis guineensis isolate ETL-2024a chromosome 7, EG11, whole genome shotgun sequence genome:
- the LOC105047940 gene encoding DEAD-box ATP-dependent RNA helicase 45 gives MEDGMEDGKQRSSRRGDASERKEDSRRDREREKERNGERHRERDKGRDRDRDRDRDRDLEKSERESRRSERERSADDKYREKHRDSRHKDREREREKERERSKEKAREKERDRERDDREREREEREREREREREREKEREREREKERERSRRREEREREREREDRERERDRERERERERAREKRRELERDEDRDHDHDRKRRRREDSRERERERSSRSDRHRDREGSEDGRRNRADEEVENKDKRTREEDLEEEQRKLDEEMEKRRRRVQEWQELRRKKEEQEREKLGGANAEEQPKSGKNWTLEGESDDEEAVPAKTDKDMAIDEDSKLKDGDGDAMPVDSINGVAMPDGAEGSNDGEEEIDPLDAFMNSMVLPEVEKLQNAKIAVKTDDKKAGSEKASKEIIVGNGDQSRKGAKNSVGRIIPGEDSDSDYEDLENDEVALEDEDDEEFMKRVKKTKAEKLSIVDHSKIQYLPFRKNFYIEAKEISRMTAEEVAAYRKQLELKMHGKDVPKPIKTWSQTGLSSKILDTIKKLNFEKPMPIQVQALPIIMSGRDCIGIAKTGSGKTLAFVLPMLRHIKDQPPVVPGDGPVGLIMAPTRELVQQIHTDIKKFTKVLGINCVPVYGGSGVAQQISDLKRGAEIVVCTPGRMIDILCTSSGKITNLRRVTYLVMDEADRMFDMGFEPQITRIVQNTRPDRQTVLFSATFPRQVEILARKVLNKPVEIQVGGRSVVNKDITQLVEVRPESDRFLRLLEILGEWYEKGKILIFVHTQDKCDALLRDLFKHGYPCLSLHGAKDQTDRESTISDFKSNVCNLLVATSVAARGLDVKELELVVNFDVPNHYEDYVHRVGRTGRAGRKGCAITFITEEDARYAPDLVKALELSEQAVPADLKALADSFMTKVRQGTEHAHGTGYGGSGFKFNEEEDEARKAAKKAQAREYGFEEDKSDSDSEDEGIRKAGADLSQAFANAQAAALAAASKVPITSMPAPVSAAQLLSTAGLPAVTLPGMPGLPISATLPVTASHTEAAARAAALAAAMNLQHNLAKIQADAMPEHYEAELEINDFPQNARWKITHKETLGPISEWTGAAITTRGQYYPPGKIPGPGERKLYLFIEGPTESSVKKAKAEVKRVLEDYTAQALSLPGAAQQGKYSVL, from the coding sequence ATGGAGGACGGTATGGAGGACGGGAAGCAGAGATCGTCGAGGAGAGGGGATGCCTCCGAGAGGAAGGAGGATTCCAGGAGAGATCGCGAAAGGGAGAAGGAGCGGAACGGTGAAAGGCACCGGGAGAGAGACAAGGGCCGGGATCGAGATCGGGATCGAGATCGAGATCGAGATTTGGAGAAGAGCGAACGGGAGAGCCGTAGgtcggagagggagaggagcgccGACGACAAGTATCGCGAGAAGCACAGGGATTCCCGGCACAAGGACAGGGagcgggagagggagaaggaaagggaGCGATCCAAGGAGAAGGCCCGGGAGAAGGAGAGGGATAGGGAAAGAGATGATAGGGAGCGGGAGAGGGAAGAAAgggaaagggagagggagagggagagagagagggagaaggagagggagagggagagggagaaggagagggagaggtcaaggaggagggaggagagggagagggaacgAGAAAGGGAAGATCGAGAGAGGGAAAGGGACAGGGAGCgggaaagagaaagggagagggccAGGGAGAAGCGGCGGGAGTTGGAGAGAGATGAGGACAGAGACCATGACCATGACCGGAAGCGGCGGCGAAGGGAGGATTCCCGAGAACGGGAGCGGGAGCGGAGCAGCCGATCTGACAGGCACAGGGACAGGGAAGGCAGTGAAGATGGCAGGAGGAATAGGGCTGATGAGGAGGTTGAGAACAAGGACAAGAGAACCCGTGAAGAAGATCTTGAAGAGGAGCAGCGGAAGCTGGACGAAGAGATGGAAAAGCGGCGCCGTAGGGTTCAGGAGTGGCAGGAGcttagaaggaagaaagaggaacagGAAAGAGAAAAACTGGGTGGGGCCAATGCTGAGGAACAACCCAAGTCTGGTAAAAATTGGACCTTGGAGGGTGAATCTGATGATGAAGAAGCAGTCCCTGCAAAGACTGATAAGGATATGGCCATCGATGAAGATTCAAAGCTGAAAGATGGGGACGGTGATGCCATGCCAGTAGACTCGATTAATGGTGTTGCCATGCCTGATGGTGCTGAGGGTTCTAATGATGGTGAGGAGGAAATTGACCCACTTGATGCTTTCATGAACTCAATGGTATTGCCTGAAGTTGAGAAGCTGCAGAATGCCAAGATTGCTGTCAAGACTGATGATAAGAAAGCTGGCTCAGAAAAGGCCTCCAAAGAAATCATTGTCGGTAATGGTGATCAATCCAGAAAGGGTGCAAAGAACAGTGTGGGAAGGATAATTCCTGGTGAAGATTCTGACTCTGATTATGAGGATCTTGAGAATGATGAAGTTGCACttgaagatgaagatgatgaaGAATTCATGAAAAGGGTGAAGAAAACCAAGGCTGAGAAGTTATCAATTGTCGATCACTCAAAGATTCAGTATCTGCCATTCAGGAAAAATTTCTATATCGAAGCAAAAGAAATCTCAAGGATGACAGCTGAGGAAGTTGCAGCCTATAGAAAACAGCTTGAATTGAAGATGCATGGGAAGGATGTGCCAAAGCCTATCAAAACATGGAGTCAGACTGGATTATCAAGCAAAATTCTGGATACAATCAAGAAGCTTAATTTTGAAAAACCGATGCCCATTCAAGTCCAGGCGCTCCCTATCATCATGAGCGGGCGAGATTGCATAGGAATTGCTAAAACTGGTTCAGGTAAAACACTCGCTTTTGTTTTGCCCATGCTGAGACATATTAAAGACCAGCCTCCAGTGGTGCCTGGGGATGGTCCTGTTGGGCTTATTATGGCTCCTACGAGGGAGCTTGTTCAACAGATTCACACTGATATTAAGAAGTTCACTAAGGTTCTAGGCATTAACTGTGTGCCAGTGTATGGAGGCTCAGGTGTTGCTCAGCAGATTAGTGATCTAAAGCGAGGTGCTGAAATTGTTGTCTGCACTCCTGGTAGGATGATAGATATACTCTGTACGAGTAGTGGAAAAATTACTAACCTCCGCAGGGTCACTTACTTGGTGATGGACGAGGCTGATAGGATGTTTGACATGGGCTTTGAACCTCAGATTACCAGGATTGTTCAAAATACACGGCCTGACCGTCAGACAGTTTTattttctgctacatttcctCGGCAGGTGGAGATATTGGCACGCAAGGTGTTGAACAAGCCTGTCGAGATCCAGGTTGGGGGAAGGAGTGTCGTGAACAAGGATATAACTCAATTGGTCGAGGTTAGACCTGAAAGCGACAGGTTTTTGAGGCTATTGGAGATTTTGGGAGAGTGGTATGAGAAGGGGAAGATCCTTATTTTTGTTCATACGCAAGACAAATGTGATGCTCTACTGAGGGATTTATTCAAGCATGGTTATCCTTGCCTCTCGCTTCACGGGGCCAAGGATCAGACTGACCGTGAGTCTACTATCTCTGATTTTAAGAGCAATGTCTGTAACCTGCTGGTAGCTACAAGTGTTGCTGCCAGAGGTTTAGATGTGAAGGAGCTTGAGCTGGTTGTGAACTTTGATGTCCCAAACCACTACGAAGATTATGTTCACCGTGTTGGCCGGACAGGTCGGGCAGGCAGAAAGGGTTGTGCCATCACATTCATTACCGAGGAAGATGCACGTTATGCACCAGATCTTGTAAAAGCCTTGGAACTTTCTGAACAAGCTGTTCCTGCAGATCTAAAGGCACTGGCTGATTCATTCATGACAAAGGTGCGCCAGGGAACAGAACATGCCCATGGCACTGGCTATGGTGGAAGTGGTTTCAAGTTTAATGAAGAGGAAGATGAAGCAAGGAAGGCTGCTAAAAAAGCTCAGGCAAGAGAATATGGATTTGAGGAAGATAAATCAGATTCAGACTCTGAAGATGAGGGAATTCGGAAGGCAGGAGCTGATCTTTCACAGGCTTTTGCTAATGCCCAAGCTGCTGCATTAGCTGCTGCTTCAAAGGTACCTATTACTTCGATGCCTGCTCCAGTTTCTGCGGCTCAATTACTCTCTACTGCTGGTCTGCCTGCTGTCACTCTTCCTGGAATGCCTGGTCTACCTATCTCTGCAACTCTACCTGTAACTGCTTCACACACTGAGGCTGCTGCTAGGGCAGCTGCGCTGGCTGCTGCCATGAATCTACAGCACAATTTGGCAAAGATACAAGCTGATGCCATGCCTGAACACTATGAAGCAGAATTGGAGATCAATGATTTCCCACAAAATGCTCGCTGGAAGATCACCCATAAAGAGACCTTAGGTCCAATCTCAGAATGGACTGGAGCTGCTATTACTACCAGGGGCCAGTACTATCCTCCAGGTAAGATTCCTGGTCCGGGAGAACGCAAACTTTACCTGTTTATTGAAGGCCCCACTGAGTCTTCTGTGAAGAAGGCTAAAGCTGAAGTGAAACGGGTACTGGAGGATTACACGGCTCAGGCTCTTTCTCTTCCTGGTGCTGCCCAACAAGGCAAGTACTCTGTTCTTTAG